Below is a genomic region from Salmo salar chromosome ssa11, Ssal_v3.1, whole genome shotgun sequence.
CTCAAAGACAGAGACTGGTcccaagccactcctgcattgtcttggctgtgtgcttagggtcattgtcctgttggaaggtgaaccgtcaccccagtctgaggtcctgaccactctggagcagattttcattaaggatctctgtactttgctccattcatctttccctcgatcctgactagtctcctagtccctgccactgaaaaacatccccacagcatgttgccaccgcgcttcaccgtagggatggtgccaggtttcctccagacgtggcgcttggcattcagggcaaagagttcaattttggtttcatcagaccagaaaatcttgtttctcatggtctgagtcctttaggtgtctattggtaaactccaagcgggctgtcatgtgccttttactgaggagtggcttccgtctggccactctaccataaaggcctgattggtggagtgctgcagagatgggagaaactttcaGAAGAaaaaccatctccacagaagaactctggagctctgtcagtgaccaagttcttggtcacctccctgagcaaggcccttctcccccaattgctcagtttggccaggaagccagctcttggaagagtcttggtggttccaaacttcttctatttaagaatagaggtcactgtgttcttggggaccttcaatgctgcagacatttttttgttacccttcaccacatctgtgcctcaacacaaaccttgaccccatggcttggtttttgctctgacatgcactgtcaactgtgggaccttatatagacaggtgtgcctttccaaatcatgtccaaacaatttaatttaccacaggtggactccaatcaagttaaagcaacatttcaaggatgatcaacggaaggaaacaggatgcacaattgagtcccatagcaaagggtctgaatactcacgtAAAAAGTCAAGCCATACCAGTAACTTTTGTCCAAAGAAAATGAACCTTCTACAGTTTGAGTAAACTTAAAACCTGATGTTTTTTTCTGACAAAATGTGACAATTGAGCAGTTGGGTAAAACGGATTGTAAAGCTTCTAGTACCTGCTGTGACTGAGTGTAGCTATAGCTAGCCATGCCCTCTTGTGGTGAGCCAGCACAAGATCCTCCCTCTTCAATGGTCTGTAAAGGCAGGCAAAAAAATGGAGACAGGAATGCAATCAAACCAATCAACCCCAATAAAATCAAGTAAGTTGACATGAATGTGAAATTATACAATACATCCCACATGTGAAATTAACTATAGTTATTAAAAGTTTCAACAAAAAAGCAAGTGAAGAGTACCAGGTTGGCAGTGGACTCTGCCGCAGCATACACAGATGGGCTCTGGAACCCTGTGTCTGCAAGATGATTTAAAAAGACAATTGTGAACTTTTATCCATATTGTACAATGGGTCTTCAAATTGTGAGCCTTCACTGTTGCCAAATGACAGAATCAGTTGGGAAACGGAATAGCCCAATTTGTCTCTCCCTAACGTAAATCTGTTAAAAATGCATCTGCAGATAATAAAATGGTGGACATGGACCGTCCTAAAATCTCACAAGCAGGTGATGTCAACACACTCACCTTCACCAGTATAGATGTACTCCTCTGAATAttcacctgagacacacacaccacggatttaacatttacattccgactcaaaacaaatacatttttgtaATCAAGACGGCGTCACTGGACAGGCTGGCCTACCTTGGTCGTCACCATTGCTCCTCTCGTCAGCGTCCTCCTCTGATGAGGTCATGGCCTGTTTGCCAGATGTGGGGATGGGGCTCGGCCCCTGCTGCACCCAGTATGTAGGGAGTGCTGGAACCATGGGGTTTGCTACAGTCTGTCCCTAAAGAGACAGTTACAAAAGCAGACAGCAGGTTGACTTGAATACTCCAGTTGAATACTAATGCTCCCAACTATCAAAGTCTGTTGCCTGAGGGCTTCTGGGCTACATAGTTACCGACAAGGGAGGGAAGGCAGTTTCATCTCCCCCCTCAATCTCGTAGAAGGTGATTGTTCCTTCCATTTCCTGTGCCATTTCCTGTGCCTCCTGTCCAGCCTCGGGGACGTAGCTGAACTGGCACTCCTTGTTGATAGCAGGGATCTGGCGCCTGCTTCGGCTGCAAGAGCTCAAATGAATATACCTACTTTTATAACCACAACACCCCATCATGTCGTACCATGGCTACATTCTCTATGGGCAGGGCCACCGGTAATATTCAAAGTTACTATAGCTCAAATTGCTCATTCTGCTTAACATCGCTAAGAAGACGATAAAAGGCGTATTACCGTGACCTGAATGAGTAGTTGTCGAAGCTGTGGTAGCAGCGTTTTCCTGAGTGAGGGTAGTATGTCATCTCCGGCCCAACGAGGGGATGACTGTTCAGGAAACGGGCTGAACTTCTGAACAGAACCCAGATTGGCAACAGcatagataccaacagaataTAATCAACGGTAAGCAATATGACCTTCAGTAATGGTGAAGTACAGCAGCAGTGTAAATGGTGTTTTAGAGTGATATTTGTCAAACTTGCCATTTGACAATTTAAAAGCACACCGACCTGGGCGGGCCATATCCTCGAGGGGGCCTGGGTGGAAGATGAGGCCGGTAGTGTTCATAGGGCATTGTCTCTGGTGGTGGTGCATGCATGCCAGGGGCGCGCCCAGGGTGTATGCCGCCAGGGCCTGATTGAAAGCGGGGAGGCAGGCCAGACACCATCAGCATCTCCTTCCCTCTGGGTTTCTTAAAGAAACGCCGCCGGCCCCGCAACTCCGAATCTAACAGACAGAAGGGCTAACAGTTGTACAGGTCTTCAATGGTCCAAGGCCAATACGATGTTCActgctatttaaaaaaatatataattactaAGACCATCTAACGGTTAAAGGGCATACTGACCCATCTCTCCAGGATACTGCTCAGGCCGGCTGTATGATGGTCCCTTGCGGCTCGGGGTGATGTTCCAGGCAGGGACAGGGTTCACAGGCTTGAAGTTAGTCAGAGACACAAGATGTCTGAAAGTGGTGGGGTATAGTGAGGTCTCATAAACCTAATATTGAAAAGAGCACTGTCTTTATGGTAAaccactgcatctatcatactgtatgacAACCATTTGGgatggtacatttacattttagtcatctagcagactcctatccagagtgacttccagtgcattcatcttaagatagctaggtgggacaaccacatacagtaagcacattttcctcaataaagtagctatcagcagtcagagctagtaaggggGAAAAGTAGTCAAGTGTTAGTTCACAAAAGCCTTTTGCGggcgggggggtgggggggcattTCAGAAGTTGAGCAAGGACTCTGCTTcaaggggaagctggttccataATTGGGGTGCTAAGACAGAGAAGCACTTGTACTGGGTtgagtgggagggccaagagatcagaggtggcagaacggagtactcgggttggggtaTAGATTTGGAGCAAAGCCTGacagtagggaggggcagttcctcttacTGCTCTAATACAAGAATGTGCCAGAAAACTAAAATAAGCACACGTTGATGGGTGCTGTGTAGAAGTGCCTATGTGTAAGTCAGTTCAATTGGGGTGTTTTTAAAGGGACAGGTATCTCACTTTTCTCCAAGCTCTTCGATGAACACTGTCACAGCGCTGGGGTGAGTGCCCACCTCCTGAATGAAGGCATTGTAATACTTCCCTTTGGGGTCTAGACGAACCTGCATGGAAGACATGGGCTAACCTTATCATtgagtatttttattttattgcaaAACAATCTTAATTTAGTGGATAAATTGGATTACTGTACCTGACACTTGTCTCCCAAGAAGTATTGTCTTCCAGCAAACACCATGTAATCAGTTTTCTGCATCTCTGTTTCAGAGAAACGATATGCCATTCCAGAACACCCAATTATACAACTGCTCTACATTAAGAAATGAATGTACGGTATAATCATATCAaccccacagataaaaggtctgCTCTGTGTGAATCTTGTCGTTTATGACCAATGTCTCATGATTAATTCAGCAGTTCCACGTTACCACAATAAACTCCAACAGAAGGGGGCCACATGGCATACCTCTGCGACTGTCATGCCATACGTCAAACTGGACATTTCTGTACATCTCAGAATCCAGTGCTTTGAGCACCTTGTACGGGAGAGAGAGTTTTGCTGGTGCATCTGGAGTCTTAGGAAGAGAAAGAAACTGGATGTGTATTCCTAGAATCTAGTCTTcctcaaaaaaaaataaaaaaataaaatggtatAAACTACAACAATAGACGCTTTAGAAAAAGTTGTCACCTTTGCTTCCTCTGCTCCAGGTCGGGCTTTGTCCTCTGTGCGATTGTGCCCATTGAACTCCCAATCATCCCTACAAGAAAGTAAAGAGTGTAGAAAAATTGTACTTTACAAAAACCTGATAAACAAAATTCATACAATGACTACATTACAATATACACGGAGTGTACtaaacattaagaatacctgctctttacattacagactgaccaggtgaaagctatgatccccttcatctacacagattTTGAAGTGGACGAGACATGTTAAAGGatctttaagccttgagacatgggattgtgtgtgtgccattcagagggtgaatgggcaagacaaaagatttaaatgcctttgaacggggtatggtagtaggtgccaggtgcaccggtatGTATCAAGAACTGAAATGTTGCTGGGTTTTCCCCCGCGCATCAAGaacagtccaccacccaaagaacaaccagccaactgtgggaagaattggagtgaacatgggccagcatccctgtggaacgccttcgacaccttgtagagtccatgccccgacgaattgagactATTTGGAGGGCAAAAGGGTGCAACTCAAAATTAGgacagtgttcctaatgttttgtaaactcagtgtatagACGCTTTGGTGAATTTATGCATACTGTAGTTGGGTCGTTCCACGACATGAGTCCCTTTTGGGTAAAGTAacgtggtttaaaaaaaatacaataaagaaATACGTTTTATTTCACCTAATTTGAACATAATAAAAAACATGTTGTTTTCCTACAtcaagatgtaaaaaaaaaaaaataaaataaaaaaaaaagactagtaagtgccaaataaaagtaacagggttgatgtgttCATCTTAAACATCAGCCATTAGTCCCCTTGTGATAAGGGGAAATGGAAGCTTGTGTGCAATAGGAATGGGCAAATGAATGAAAGCTTCACAAAACGTGTGTTACGCTCAGgccactcagttttccaccacaaagaGTAAAACCAGCTCATACTTGTACACAacgatttgactattagatgttgtATGTTTCTTTAGGAAACCATATTACAAAccgggttgaccttaaaatgaggcacaagtttttttttttgttttttttaaccttaaaatgaatcactaataaaaaattaatttaaaaaaaaaaagaacacacTGAACAAAGCATGAAAATGCAACATGTTAGAAGTGTTGGGCCCATGTTTCATGAATTGAAATAAAAAGACCACAGAAATTTtccagcttatttctctcaaatgttgtttacatccctgttagtgaacatttctcctttgccgagATACTCCAGCCACCTGACCTGtgtggcatgatcattacacaggtgcagacCCTTTTCCAGCACACGACAGACGTCGCACGCATCTCTAGGCGGCATCAAGAAAACCATCGCCATCCCATCCAACATCCTAGAGTTCCGGTTATATTACAAAATATCTTTGGGGTTCACATATGCTTACACTGTTTTTTAGCTGCCGTTCTATAAGAACTCCTTGTTCTGCCACAAACTTGCACGCGTCGCCCTCGTGCGGCAATGTTTTCAAACAGAAAAGGGTCTATAATTATTTTTTgaaacctttaactaggcaagtccgttaaaaacaaaattcttatttacaatgacggcctaccttgtccaaaccctaacgacacaaggccaattgtgcgcctccctatgggactcccaatcacaaccttttgtgatacagcctggaatcaaaccagggtctgtagtgacacctctcgcACTGACGTGCagagccactcaggaggcccatataaaaaaggccactaaaatctGCAGTGTTGTTTCACAACACAATGTGACagtgacatgctgactgcaggaatgttcaccagagctgttcccAGAGAATTTaacgttaatttctctaccatcaactgcctccaacgtcgttttagagaatttggcaatacgtccaactggcctcacaaatcACAGAatacatgtaaccacgccagcccaggacctctacatccggcTTCTTAAGCTGCAGGATCGTCAAACCAGCCACCTGaataaactgtgggtttgcacaaccaaagaatttcagcacaaactgtcagaaacagtctcagggaagctcatctgcatgctcgttgtcctcacaagggttttgacctgactgcagttccaGCGTCGTaaacaacttcagtgggcaaatgctcaccttcaatggccactggagaagttctcttcacagatgaatcccggttataactgtaccaggcagatggaaAACAGTGTGTACGgcatcatgtgggcgagcggtttgctgacgtcaacattgtgaacagagtgcctcatggtggaggtggggttatggtatgggcaggcataagctacagacaacgaacacaattgcattttaatcaaaggcaatttcaatgcacagagataccgtgacaagatcctgaggcccaatgTCATGCCTTTCAtcacgtttcagcatgataatgcacagctccatattacaaggatctgtacacaattcctggaagctgaaaatgtctcagcTCCTCAATGGCCTGCATTCTCATCCGacacgtcacccattgagcatgttttggaTGCTCTCAATTGATGTGTACGACTGtgttctagaggtcgaccgattaattagggccgatttcaagttttcgtaACAATcggaaatcatttttttttttttagacctttatttaactaggcaagtcagttaagaacacattcttattctcaatgacggcctaggaacggtgggttaactgccttgttatggggcagaacgacagatttttaccttgtcagctcggggattcaatcttgcaaccttacggttaactagtccaaagctctaactacctgctttacattgcactccatgaggagcctgcctgttacgcgaatgcagtaagaagccaaggtaagttgctagctagcattaaacttatcttataagaaacaatcaatcataatcactagttaactacacatggttgatgatattactagtttatctagcctgtcctgcgttgcatataatcgcttaggtacacgttgctccaaccataaacatcaatgcctttcttaaaatcaatacacaagtatatatttttaaccctgcatatttagttaatattgcctgctaacatcaatttcttttaactagggaaaatgtgtcacttctcttgcaaacagagtcagggtatatgcagcagtttgggccgcctggctcgttgcgaactgtgagactatttcttcctaacaaagacagccgacttcgccaaacgggggatgatttaacaaaagcacatttgcgaaaaaagcacaatcgttgcacgactgtacctaaccataaacatcaatgcctttcttaaaatcaatacacagaagtatatatttttaaacctgcatgtttagctaaaagaaatccaggttagcggGCAAtcttaaccaggtgaaattgtgtcattttgcgttcattacacgcagagtcagggtatatgcaacagtttgggtcgcctggctcgttgcgaactaatttgccagaattttacgtaattatgacataacattgaaggttgtgcaatgtaacaggaatatttagacttagggatgccacccgttagatgaaatacggaacggttccgtatttcactgacagaaaAAACGTTTGagatatggtcgaatccggaaactattaatgacctaaggctcgtatttctgtgtgttatgttataattaagtctgatttgatagagtagtctgagcgatggtaggcagcagcaggctcgtaagcattcattcaaacagcactttcgtgcgtttgccagcagcccttcgcaatgcattgtgctgtttatgacttcaagcctgtcaactcccaagattaggctggtgtaaccgatgtgaaatggctagctagttagccgggtgagcgctaatagcgtttcaaacgtcactcgctctgagacttggagtagtttttccccttgctctacatgggtaacgctgcttcgagggtggctgttgtcgatgtgttcctggttcgagcccaggtaggagcgaggagagggacggaagctatactgttaacactggcaatactaaagtgcctataagaacatccaatagtatatgaaatacaaatcgtatagagagaaatagtcctataataactacaacctaaaacttcttacctgggaatattgaagactcatgtcaaaaggaaccaccagctttcatatgttctcatgttctgagcaaggaacttaaacgttagctttcttacatggcacatattgcacttttactttcttctccaacactttgtttttgcattatttaaaccaaattgaacatgtttcattatttatttgaggctaaattgattttatttatgtattatattaaggtaAAAtttgtgttcattcagtattgttgtaattgtcattcttacaaaaaaaaacaaataattatatatatatatattttttttttaaatcggctgATTTAAAATCGGTCTAGGCTTTTttgggccctccaataatcggtatcggcattgaaaaaatcataaatcggtcgacctctagtgtgttccagttcccggcaatatccagcaactttgcacagccattaacGAGTGGGGCAACactccacaatcaacagcctgatcaactctacatAAACGAGATGTTaccctgcatgaggcaaatggtggtcgcaCCAGATTCTGATCTACACTTACCTTTATTTTTTTCAATGTatataataatcttcagaaatgactgtcaAAGCAAGAAAATAATTAGGGATTTAAAATGCTAAAACATGGACATTTTGGGATGAAGTGTGTTCATTTTCCTAGAAGTCAGATGGTACACAgaaggacatgtcaaaatgctgaattttggcactttagcaagtctttagtTATTAAAAACATGATGTATTGAattttccatgtggtctatattaaaaggGGCACTTAATGTAACAGGCCTTTAAAactcaatattggtgcacaagtccaacttaaaatatcaaagggatgcaaaagggACTCATTTTGTGGAATGACCCAAGTAACTAGACTTAGGTTTAATGTGGAGGGCTTTATGGAAATCAAAAGTGGTGTGCAGAGCACAACCTCACCTCAGAGTCTGACCCCTGTCCTCAGGGGTGTCATAGCCTGCGTCCTCACTGCACACCGACAGGCTGTTCCTATAGCGACGACCTCCGCCATGGAACCCTTCCAAGGCTCCTTGCACCTCCGCCTCGCCGACACCAAGGACTTGTGTGTACAGCAGCTCATACAACAGAGCTGGATCCAGTTGAAGAAAAAGGTTATACATTTCCTATTCACTACACATGAAAGTACTGATCATTTAAAATATTGACTAACTAAAATAAATGAGTAGCCAATTATAGGACTTAGAGTGAAGATTTATCCAGTGCTGTGGAGCTGGTGGACGGAGCTATAGGACAGGCTCATTGAAATGGCTAGAATGGAATTGAGTCAAACAGGTGGTTTCCTTACCGTTGTCGTGTATGACACTGTTCCATCTATACCATTCTAGCCATTACAATGACTCCATCTTCAAATAACTCCTcctaccagcctccactgatttctCTGAATTCTGATGAGTGAAAGTACAGACCTTGACACAGAGCTGCGTGGATGGGGTAGTTCCTGGGGTATACAACATCGTAGTGGCCATTGTTGGAGCAACACAGCAGAATCTACAACAGTCAGAGAGCAGAATAGTGTGAAGTGTAATGCATTTTTACTCTTAACCATTCAAATGGTaaagatcccccccccccaaaatcaaaTTGTCtacagcaggtattcccaaactgccgtcgggggtacgccaaataatgtgattcacattttttttaataaaaaaataaaatgatttTTGCCtttacattttcaaacagtccatttacacGAGCCGTGTTGTAACAAACACTTATTCTTAATGTATGGtatagtgtgtgttggtgtgtggcaggcttacaatgatggcaaaaaaacaacatttgagagtgctggtgctagagggggtacgcagccgGAGGATGAATGTTTGAAGGGCTAATGggactaaaaaaaaatgtttgggaaAATTTGGTCTACAGAATAGAGAACGAACTAAGAGAGAAAAAGAAGTAGAGACTTAAGCATGacttgctgttttttttttcctgATTCAATGAACGAAGTAGACCAAACCCAGCTGCTATtgcattggtgtctatgggagacACACCAAGTTACCTAGACTGGAACTGACTTTTTTTGTTGCTTCCAATGGTAAGCAGCCTGAATTAACCCCATCTTTCATTTATATACACCATCTTTGGCTGTAGTCTTCTCAAATTATAAAATGAGAGCAGTACCATCTAGAGGACAAACCAAAGCACACTACAAATGTATGTGAACAccagctcgtcaaacatctcattcgaaaatcatgggcattaataggagttggtcccccctttgctgctataacagcctccactcttctgggaaggctttccgctagatgttggaacattgctgcgaggactcATTCcagtcagccacaagagcattagtgaggtcggcactgatgttgagcgattacGCCTGGCTCGTAGTCGAGTTTCAATTCAAAGattgatggggttgaagtcagggctctttgcaggctagtcaagttcttccacacagatctctaaaccatttctgtatggacctcgctttttttgcacaggggcattgtcatactgaaacaggaaagggccttccccaaactgtttccacaaagttggaagcgcagaatcatctagaatgtcgtatgctgtagcgttaacatttcccttcactggaactatggggcctagcctgaaccattaaaaacagccccagatcattaatccttctccaccaaactttagttggcactatacattggggcaggtagcgttctcctggtatccgccaaacccagatttgtccttcGGACTGACAGataaagtgtgattcatcactccagggaaggtgtttccactgctccagagtccaatggcggcgagctttacaccactctagctgacgcttggcattgcacatggcgatcttaggcttgtatCCGCCCGCTCAGCCATGGTAAGCCTTtgcatgaagctcccgatgaacagtgccgatgttgcttccagaggcagttttgaactctagtgagtgttgcaaccgaggacagacgatttttacacgctaagtgcttcagcactctgcggtcccattctgtgagtttgtgtactaccactttgcggctgaaccgttgttgctcctagacgtttccacttcacaataacagcacttacagttgactggggcggctccagcagggcagacattttacaaactgacttgttggaaaggtggcatcctatgatagtgtcacgttgaaagtcacttgagcacttcagtacgggccattctactgacaatgtttgtctatggagattgcatggctgggtGCTCAACTTTATACAcgcgtcagcaacgggtgtggctgaaatagccaacttcactaatttgaaggggtgtccacatacttctgtatatataGTTTATTACACGGCATCACCCCCTATCCACACACCTGGTTCAATTAGCAACCTGGTTCAGTTTTGCCTGGTAATTACTTCATTAGTCAGGCATTTGGGATGCTTCCGGGCCTGGGCTCAGTGAAGAACCACACTTACCTTCTCCATGTAGTCTACTTCAGTTATCTCTGTTGGTGGCTTCCCAGGATACCTGTATACAAGGAAGCACCGCCTGCCACATGGCCAACACCAACTTATTTCAGGTTACATTAAATTGCAATTCACATAAATCTAATTCTCCATATAACATTTGACAATATCCTGTCAGCCAACACAAAAGGTTGTACAATGTGGCAGGTGATGTTTAACTGATAACACATTGTGCAGCACTTACCTGTACAACGACGACAAAGCCTTTATCTCAACTTGGCCAGTGGTTTCCTGGAGAAAAACATATTTAACAATATGTACGTGACCCTTCTTCATACGGTCTATGGTCTGAATCTGACCCATGGCTTGTGCAATGTGCTTTTATAACATGTAGTTCTATAAACATACCTTGGGGTCCTCCAGACGTTCCAGATACTTCTCAAACGACCCTTCAACAAACTAGGAGATAAAGCATGCCATTAGACTTTGATTTTAAGCGATTAGTGCTATctggaatccttgggacgtccctacccctaAACATTTTAAAGTCAACTTACAGGTTCAAAGTTGCATCGGTTCTCTCTCATGAAGGTGACACAGTCTTTCCTTATCTTTTGATGGTAATTCTGAGAGTAATACATCTGGGAGGAAAGAAATCATTACATTGTGCACCTTTATTTCATATTCGACAATCTCCTCTTTGCGCCCTGGAGCATAGCGTCGTGCAATTCATATTTTAACTCTGGCCTCAACAATAATTTCAGTCAGCCAAATGAACCATAGCCGAAGATGAACAGGctactagcggttctgggggaaggggcagtgcccctgtgacaacaattttggacccccttgtggcccccctaaatgtggagtatgaaataattttgacataacatttttgctatcgttctttttttacatccgttattagacagtggcaacgcggaagaTGGTATTTTGCcagctaatgcctgcaatgcagtg
It encodes:
- the LOC106563668 gene encoding putative bifunctional UDP-N-acetylglucosamine transferase and deubiquitinase ALG13 isoform X2 — its product is MFIFYAESYEVLHIYSFFIYNILKMQKALKKYFVNMDEYLASIGLYRKMMARDASCLFRAVSEQMYYSQNYHQKIRKDCVTFMRENRCNFEPFVEGSFEKYLERLEDPKETTGQVEIKALSSLYSWCWPCGRRCFLVYRYPGKPPTEITEVDYMEKILLCCSNNGHYDVVYPRNYPIHAALCQALLYELLYTQVLGVGEAEVQGALEGFHGGGRRYRNSLSVCSEDAGYDTPEDRGQTLRDDWEFNGHNRTEDKARPGAEEAKTPDAPAKLSLPYKVLKALDSEMYRNVQFDVWHDSRREMQKTDYMVFAGRQYFLGDKCQVRLDPKGKYYNAFIQEVGTHPSAVTVFIEELGEKHLVSLTNFKPVNPVPAWNITPSRKGPSYSRPEQYPGEMDSELRGRRRFFKKPRGKEMLMVSGLPPRFQSGPGGIHPGRAPGMHAPPPETMPYEHYRPHLPPRPPRGYGPPSSARFLNSHPLVGPEMTYYPHSGKRCYHSFDNYSFRSRSCSRSRRQIPAINKECQFSYVPEAGQEAQEMAQEMEGTITFYEIEGGDETAFPPLSGQTVANPMVPALPTYWVQQGPSPIPTSGKQAMTSSEEDADERSNGDDQGEYSEEYIYTGEDTGFQSPSVYAAAESTANLTIEEGGSCAGSPQEGMASYSYTQSQQVVVKSAVMPAQALTTAPAAIFTSSSSSSQTPPAPIASPSNYPQGAPMPPHAMGRQVSSIQVPPSSPWFVNEMGEAVSTTPPPPYSYDPNGNDLPRDGKVLQYYFNLGVQWYQQSYWHSMVQMQQAYQQPNAEQQFQSYSGAPPPSDHTVPQSYPETGRAGPDGQGDVLANGTPLAMDPPSAGAPGTVFYPLVQDQCSQPPLHTYEPYVPMLSATYHYLTPWNSGPAQPHVHASYCPSNHPVNYVTAPTHPGHFIPPSM